A window from Sphingobium sp. EM0848 encodes these proteins:
- a CDS encoding glycine zipper 2TM domain-containing protein: MRIKNITLALSLAAALCGAVPSVALAHDNGLHRGWYKHGRDYDGGRYERRRVYDDRRYYRDDRPRYAHRGCRTSGTTGAIIGAGAGALLGRSVDRYGDRLPGTIIGAGAGALIGKEIGSKSRC, encoded by the coding sequence ATGAGGATCAAGAACATCACTTTGGCGCTGAGTTTGGCGGCTGCGTTGTGCGGCGCCGTGCCCTCGGTTGCACTGGCGCATGATAACGGCTTGCATCGCGGCTGGTACAAGCATGGTCGCGACTATGATGGCGGCCGGTATGAACGGCGGCGCGTCTATGATGATCGCCGCTATTATCGCGATGATCGCCCACGTTATGCGCATCGCGGGTGCCGGACCAGCGGCACGACAGGCGCCATCATCGGCGCGGGTGCGGGGGCTTTGCTCGGCCGCTCGGTCGATCGTTACGGCGACCGCTTGCCTGGCACCATTATCGGCGCCGGCGCAGGGGCGCTGATCGGCAAGGAAATCGGCAGCAAGAGCCGATGCTGA